A stretch of Paenibacillus mucilaginosus 3016 DNA encodes these proteins:
- a CDS encoding CPBP family intramembrane glutamic endopeptidase, translating into MNNKRWSMAPVLWITLIVCVLAPALLWIRRNQLLALEVFEREVYNQELSYQVTVLFLAVILIGMVYGLTGKAGLAYLNLKKRDGTIRPEPWIGITPKETETWKHLGFNLAVIITLVTAVVIYFQVIHGKSLSLDLFPGILLVLVFALINAFSEEIIFRFSFVAVVSHTGCSPYLAQGLAASVFGILHYFGTPSGLPGVLMAAFLGWILAKSMIETKGFYWALCIHFLQDAVIFFALFMKP; encoded by the coding sequence ATGAATAACAAACGCTGGAGCATGGCTCCGGTCCTTTGGATCACCCTGATCGTGTGCGTGCTGGCGCCGGCCCTTCTGTGGATTCGAAGGAATCAGCTTCTGGCTTTGGAGGTTTTTGAAAGGGAAGTGTATAATCAGGAGCTGAGCTATCAGGTCACGGTACTCTTTCTGGCCGTTATCCTGATTGGCATGGTTTATGGGCTGACAGGCAAAGCGGGTCTTGCCTATTTGAACCTGAAGAAGCGGGACGGGACCATTCGGCCTGAACCGTGGATCGGCATTACACCGAAAGAGACGGAAACGTGGAAACACTTGGGCTTCAACTTGGCAGTCATCATTACCTTGGTGACGGCGGTTGTGATTTACTTCCAGGTGATTCATGGGAAAAGCCTGAGCCTCGATCTGTTCCCCGGCATCTTATTGGTTCTCGTTTTTGCGCTTATCAATGCGTTCTCAGAAGAAATCATCTTCCGGTTTTCCTTTGTGGCCGTGGTGAGTCATACGGGATGCTCACCGTATTTAGCTCAAGGATTAGCAGCATCCGTCTTTGGGATCCTTCATTACTTCGGAACGCCAAGCGGGCTTCCAGGTGTACTGATGGCCGCTTTCCTCGGCTGGATCCTGGCCAAATCCATGATCGAGACCAAAGGTTTTTACTGGGCGCTCTGCATCCACTTCTTGCAGGATGCCGTTATTTTCTTTGCCTTATTCATGAAGCCGTAG
- a CDS encoding DUF5050 domain-containing protein yields the protein MKRIKSVLAMVFTLPLLAQTTFAADSHARYEIDSLAFPIAVNGSSLDNVHNPYPLFLYEGITYFPMTWSNTAALGLKVKWDQQKGLNITRQPACQPFSQNLQSAPVQLTSKQAVPPPFPVTVNGKIIRNAEEPYPILFLNDIVYFPMTWRFTNSEFNWQTAWDASEGYSIEACEEQTQEHTRKQEEAAAHRNLLIGGNLASSGDWIFTNPFNHQPSLEKWSKDGATRIKLTDDNARSINASGDWLYYTIDTGTYVDGVLQYGGIYKIRQDGTERTRLSAVSASQLAVDQDWIYFLETSDSGISRMKTDGSSTEKIIPEKGIHRFFISNQQLFFQQNETYDVFQTDLSGRGKKQADKHLFSNPLIVDGWIYHTKVVGDTDGIYKTSLDGSTSIQLYTVNVWDSSGQLSSLQYRDGWIYFLQGKISHGSHIDVTKIRIDGTGYSKHATVGYGRELYSVDPYWYVIQFTPFSTKEHLTLVTEDMAP from the coding sequence ATGAAACGAATCAAAAGCGTTCTTGCTATGGTCTTCACGCTTCCGCTGCTGGCCCAAACCACATTTGCAGCCGACTCTCATGCCCGTTACGAGATTGACTCTCTCGCTTTTCCTATAGCAGTGAACGGGTCCTCTCTCGACAATGTACACAACCCGTATCCCTTGTTTCTTTATGAAGGTATCACCTATTTTCCCATGACTTGGAGTAACACCGCCGCATTGGGACTTAAAGTGAAGTGGGATCAGCAAAAGGGGCTGAACATTACCAGGCAGCCTGCATGTCAACCTTTCTCCCAGAACCTCCAATCCGCCCCTGTTCAGCTGACATCCAAACAGGCGGTGCCGCCTCCTTTCCCTGTTACCGTGAATGGGAAGATTATCCGGAATGCAGAGGAGCCTTATCCGATTCTGTTTCTTAACGATATCGTTTACTTCCCAATGACATGGAGATTCACCAATAGCGAATTCAATTGGCAGACGGCATGGGATGCTTCAGAGGGGTATTCTATTGAAGCTTGTGAAGAACAAACACAGGAACATACAAGAAAACAGGAGGAGGCAGCCGCGCATCGTAATCTGCTTATCGGTGGGAATCTCGCCTCAAGCGGGGATTGGATCTTCACCAATCCGTTTAATCATCAACCTTCCCTAGAAAAATGGTCGAAAGATGGAGCAACCAGAATCAAGCTGACTGACGATAATGCCAGATCGATCAATGCCAGTGGAGATTGGTTGTATTATACGATCGATACGGGGACCTATGTGGATGGTGTTCTTCAGTACGGCGGGATCTATAAAATTCGTCAAGATGGAACGGAGCGGACCAGGCTATCCGCTGTTTCCGCTTCTCAGCTTGCAGTGGACCAAGACTGGATTTATTTTTTGGAGACCTCTGATTCCGGGATCAGCCGTATGAAAACGGACGGTTCATCCACTGAGAAGATCATCCCGGAAAAGGGCATTCACCGGTTTTTTATCTCCAATCAGCAGCTCTTTTTCCAGCAAAACGAAACCTACGATGTATTTCAAACGGACTTATCCGGCCGGGGAAAAAAACAAGCGGATAAACATCTGTTCAGTAATCCCTTGATTGTCGATGGGTGGATCTATCATACGAAGGTGGTAGGCGATACCGATGGCATCTACAAAACTAGTCTTGACGGTTCCACGTCCATCCAGCTCTACACGGTGAACGTATGGGACAGCAGCGGACAACTTAGTTCCTTACAATACCGGGATGGGTGGATTTACTTTCTGCAAGGGAAAATAAGCCATGGTTCTCATATTGATGTTACTAAAATACGGATCGATGGAACCGGTTATTCCAAGCATGCCACGGTTGGCTATGGCCGAGAATTGTATAGTGTGGATCCCTATTGGTATGTCATCCAATTCACACCCTTCAGTACGAAAGAACATCTTACACTTGTAACGGAAGATATGGCCCCCTGA
- a CDS encoding PadR family transcriptional regulator, with amino-acid sequence MKRINTTHFAILGLLRIRPMSAYELVKFSKESIGLFWNESYGHIHKSIKHLELEGAVTVVEETTTGRPKKVYGITQPGCEQLDSWLAQAPEEPVMRNELLMKIFVSDERHVPHLVSYLEEELEASRRLSAMLAGIKAMVEPKEGHQARLWLLTLEYGERYVRMTGDWCQYALNILTDADRGHGNE; translated from the coding sequence ATGAAAAGAATCAACACAACCCATTTTGCCATCCTCGGCTTGCTTCGAATCAGACCCATGAGCGCCTATGAACTGGTTAAATTTTCGAAGGAAAGCATCGGATTGTTTTGGAACGAATCCTACGGGCATATCCATAAAAGCATCAAGCACCTGGAGCTCGAGGGAGCTGTGACGGTGGTGGAGGAGACAACGACGGGCAGGCCCAAAAAAGTGTATGGCATTACGCAGCCGGGATGCGAGCAGCTGGATTCCTGGCTGGCACAGGCTCCTGAGGAACCGGTGATGCGGAATGAACTGCTTATGAAAATCTTTGTTTCCGATGAACGCCATGTCCCTCACTTGGTATCGTATCTGGAGGAAGAACTGGAAGCAAGCCGAAGGTTGTCGGCTATGCTGGCGGGAATCAAGGCGATGGTAGAACCAAAGGAAGGTCATCAAGCGCGGCTCTGGCTGTTGACGCTCGAATACGGAGAAAGATACGTACGCATGACGGGCGACTGGTGTCAGTATGCGTTGAACATATTAACCGATGCGGACAGGGGACATGGGAATGAATAA
- a CDS encoding nitroreductase family protein, with protein MSEFQKTNDFKEITYGRRSVKAYDPEVKISREEMTDILEGATRAPSSVNAQPWRFVVIESQEGKEKLAPLARFNQTQVLTSSAVIAVFADMNNAEYLDEIYGKMVELGYMPQDVKDMQLKAIKNYYEQLPAADLRDVNFIDAGLVSMQLMLVARAHGYDTNPIGGYEKDKIAEAFGLDQERYQPIMLISIGKAAKEGYPSYRLPVETVTTWN; from the coding sequence ATGAGCGAATTTCAGAAGACCAATGATTTCAAAGAGATTACATACGGACGCCGTTCCGTCAAAGCCTATGACCCTGAAGTGAAAATCAGCCGCGAGGAAATGACCGACATTCTGGAAGGAGCCACACGCGCACCCTCTTCGGTCAATGCGCAGCCTTGGCGTTTCGTCGTCATCGAGAGCCAGGAAGGCAAAGAAAAGCTGGCTCCGCTGGCCCGCTTCAACCAGACCCAGGTGCTGACCTCCTCCGCCGTCATCGCGGTATTCGCCGACATGAACAATGCCGAGTACCTGGACGAAATCTATGGCAAAATGGTGGAGCTGGGTTACATGCCGCAGGATGTGAAGGACATGCAGCTCAAGGCGATCAAGAATTACTACGAGCAGCTTCCTGCCGCGGACCTGCGGGACGTGAATTTCATCGATGCCGGTCTCGTCTCGATGCAGCTTATGCTGGTGGCCCGTGCCCACGGCTATGACACCAACCCGATCGGCGGCTACGAGAAAGACAAGATTGCCGAAGCCTTCGGTCTGGACCAAGAACGCTACCAGCCGATCATGCTCATCAGCATCGGCAAAGCGGCCAAAGAAGGCTACCCGTCCTACCGCCTGCCGGTTGAAACGGTAACCACCTGGAATTAA
- a CDS encoding histidine phosphatase family protein: MKTIYVVRHGQAEGQEPGAKLTENGVQQAARLVSFFGGRQVDCILSSPFKRAYSTILPLARQRGIQIQTDERLAERVLSGGSHPEWREMLRRTYDDLDLCWEGGESGRAAMKRAAAVVEEVLNSHYTSAVLVSHGNLISLLLKLYDERIGFAEWERLTNPDVYQLSFRDELPEIQRIWNP; encoded by the coding sequence ATGAAAACAATCTATGTGGTTCGGCACGGCCAGGCCGAAGGGCAGGAGCCCGGAGCCAAGCTGACGGAGAACGGTGTGCAGCAGGCGGCCAGGCTGGTTTCATTTTTTGGCGGCAGGCAAGTGGATTGCATTCTCTCCAGTCCCTTCAAAAGGGCTTACTCGACCATCCTGCCGCTAGCCCGTCAGCGGGGAATCCAGATTCAGACGGATGAGCGGTTAGCGGAGAGGGTCTTGTCCGGCGGGAGCCATCCGGAGTGGCGGGAGATGCTTCGCAGGACATACGATGATTTGGACTTGTGCTGGGAGGGCGGGGAATCCGGCAGGGCGGCCATGAAGCGTGCCGCGGCTGTGGTGGAGGAAGTGCTGAACAGTCATTACACGAGTGCTGTCCTCGTATCGCATGGGAACCTGATCTCGCTTCTGCTGAAGCTTTATGATGAACGCATCGGGTTCGCGGAGTGGGAACGGTTAACCAATCCGGATGTGTATCAATTATCCTTCCGGGACGAGCTTCCCGAGATTCAGCGAATATGGAACCCGTAA
- the sstT gene encoding serine/threonine transporter SstT, producing MQTLLLKWNQMSLVKRIFAGIILGVLLALVLPGASGVSLLGSLFVSALKAVAPLLVLLLVMSAISRHQKGHQTNMKSILALYGTSTFLAGLIAVIASFVFPVSLSLVQSTEDLSPPQGIVEVIKTLLFQVVDNPVNALMNANYIGILSWAILLGLVLRGAKDSTKDMLTNLSDAVSQIVKWVINLAPIGIMGLVFNSITTNGLSSLLDYGKLLLILIGCMLFIALVVNPLIVYVNIRRNPYPLVLTCLRESGITAFFTRSSAANIPINMRLCEKLGLDSNTYSVSIPLGATINMAGAAVTISVLTLAAVHTLGIQVDFATAFLLSIVSAVAAAGASGVAGGSLLLIPLACSIFGIPNDIAIQVVGVGFIIGVLQDSFETALNSSSDVLFTATAEYTKHRKEGREVLVKA from the coding sequence TTGCAGACATTGTTACTCAAGTGGAACCAAATGAGCCTTGTCAAACGAATCTTTGCGGGGATTATCCTGGGAGTTCTCCTGGCCTTAGTCCTTCCTGGCGCGTCAGGAGTCAGCCTCCTCGGCTCTTTATTCGTAAGCGCCTTAAAAGCGGTTGCACCGCTGCTCGTCTTGCTCCTGGTCATGTCCGCCATTTCCAGGCATCAGAAGGGCCATCAAACGAATATGAAATCGATCCTTGCCCTCTATGGCACAAGCACGTTTCTCGCGGGGCTGATCGCTGTCATTGCCAGCTTCGTATTTCCGGTAAGCCTGTCCCTTGTCCAAAGCACGGAAGATCTTTCCCCGCCTCAAGGGATCGTAGAAGTCATTAAGACGCTGCTCTTTCAGGTAGTGGACAACCCGGTCAATGCCCTGATGAACGCCAACTATATCGGGATTCTGTCCTGGGCTATCCTTCTGGGCCTTGTCCTGCGGGGTGCGAAGGACAGCACCAAGGACATGCTGACGAATTTGTCCGACGCCGTCTCCCAGATCGTCAAGTGGGTCATCAATCTGGCACCGATCGGCATCATGGGGCTCGTGTTCAATTCCATAACGACCAACGGTCTTTCTTCCCTGCTTGATTACGGCAAGCTGCTGCTCATCTTGATCGGCTGCATGCTGTTTATCGCGCTGGTGGTCAACCCGCTGATCGTATATGTGAATATTCGCAGGAATCCTTATCCCCTTGTCTTAACCTGCTTGAGGGAAAGCGGGATTACCGCCTTCTTCACCCGGAGCTCCGCCGCGAACATTCCGATCAACATGCGATTGTGCGAAAAGCTGGGGCTGGATTCGAATACCTACTCGGTATCCATTCCCCTGGGCGCTACGATCAATATGGCGGGCGCCGCGGTGACAATCTCGGTTCTGACGCTGGCCGCGGTTCATACCTTGGGCATCCAGGTGGATTTCGCCACAGCGTTCCTGCTCAGCATCGTATCCGCTGTAGCAGCAGCAGGCGCATCCGGTGTCGCCGGCGGTTCGCTCCTGCTCATTCCCCTGGCGTGCAGCATCTTCGGCATTCCGAACGATATTGCGATTCAAGTGGTGGGTGTAGGATTCATTATCGGAGTGCTGCAGGATTCGTTCGAAACCGCGCTAAATTCCTCCTCCGACGTTCTGTTCACCGCTACAGCCGAGTATACGAAACACCGTAAAGAGGGCAGGGAAGTTTTGGTTAAGGCGTAG
- a CDS encoding beta-galactosidase encodes MNLLSMKLSGTPKAISHGKLGDCRGINPKGESIGFTNFYMTRDGEPVIPVVGEFHFSRFSSLHWEEELLKMKAGGVTIAATYIFWIHHEEEEGCFRWGEHLDLRHFVDLCGKLELPVILRIGPFCHGEVRNGGIPDWVFRKPLEIRSNDPQYLALVRRLYREIGKQIKGQLFQDSGPVIGMQLENEFMHCGAPLDAWGYQSRVFMSSGRGGNEHLAELRRIAEQSGMKPVFFTATAWGGAAVPETDTLPMLAGYAYTPWIPNQPPSREYIYRDLHAKPMEAVGYDTLQYPVAYCEMAGGMQVSYTARPKVSPDSVEAMTLVKLASGSNLLGYYMYHGGSNPRGETAYLNESGLPRITYDYQAPLGEFGRMGPSYDRIRSLSLLLDAFGPVLAPMGTELPEGQSEVKPEDVETIRWCVRQKDGGGFLFLNNFQDHVELPDREGVRVELDTGVGTVSFPREGTMVLRSGMGAVLPFQLELYGLHILSATVQPLTKLDSDEEPLLVFQALSSIPPEMILDKQTAAGITAPGGEVIEEDSVWTVKPAVGQGHWVEVRRADGGKVRIAVLSREESLQAYKLKLWGEERLVLSSSRLYAHGERLVCTSEGSHTWEVAVYPPVASKLKTSTGGITVKRADGFAVYRISVHAYEPELSVSITGGKHAAVRIDPAWPEQVSDVFLEIDYSGDVAAAYLGGELLTDHIHYGEVWPIGLKQFQNELEQEALHLSITPLRQGEVHTFVNQALVERFEGQEIAAFHRIEATPYYQAALSIVYSE; translated from the coding sequence TTGAACCTATTGTCCATGAAGCTGAGCGGCACCCCTAAAGCCATCTCACACGGCAAACTTGGGGATTGCAGGGGTATCAACCCGAAGGGTGAATCCATCGGATTCACCAACTTCTATATGACCCGGGACGGGGAACCCGTTATTCCCGTTGTGGGGGAATTTCATTTCTCCCGGTTTTCCAGCCTGCATTGGGAAGAGGAGCTTCTCAAGATGAAGGCGGGCGGCGTAACGATCGCCGCTACATATATTTTCTGGATTCATCACGAGGAAGAGGAAGGCTGTTTCCGCTGGGGGGAGCATCTCGATCTCAGGCATTTCGTCGACCTGTGCGGCAAACTGGAGCTGCCGGTCATCCTGCGGATCGGCCCGTTCTGCCATGGAGAAGTTCGCAACGGGGGGATCCCGGATTGGGTATTCCGCAAGCCGCTGGAGATTCGTTCGAATGACCCGCAGTACCTGGCCCTGGTGCGAAGACTGTACCGCGAGATCGGCAAACAGATCAAGGGGCAGCTGTTTCAGGACAGCGGCCCGGTGATCGGGATGCAGTTGGAGAACGAATTCATGCACTGCGGTGCGCCGCTGGACGCCTGGGGATATCAGAGCCGCGTCTTCATGTCCTCCGGCAGGGGAGGCAATGAGCACCTGGCTGAGCTGCGCCGGATTGCGGAGCAGTCCGGGATGAAGCCGGTCTTCTTCACGGCTACGGCCTGGGGAGGGGCGGCCGTACCCGAGACGGATACGCTGCCGATGCTGGCCGGGTATGCGTATACGCCGTGGATTCCGAATCAGCCGCCGAGCCGCGAGTACATCTATCGCGATTTGCATGCGAAGCCGATGGAAGCCGTGGGCTATGACACGCTCCAATATCCAGTCGCGTACTGCGAGATGGCGGGGGGCATGCAGGTCAGCTATACGGCACGCCCGAAGGTAAGCCCGGACAGCGTCGAAGCGATGACCCTCGTGAAGCTGGCGAGCGGAAGCAACCTGCTCGGCTATTATATGTACCATGGGGGCTCCAACCCCCGGGGCGAGACTGCGTATCTGAATGAGTCGGGCCTTCCCCGAATCACCTATGACTATCAAGCCCCGCTGGGCGAGTTCGGCCGGATGGGCCCATCGTATGACCGCATTCGCTCGCTGTCCCTGCTGCTGGATGCCTTCGGGCCGGTCCTGGCACCGATGGGCACGGAGCTGCCGGAGGGCCAATCCGAGGTGAAACCAGAGGATGTGGAGACGATCCGCTGGTGTGTTCGGCAGAAGGACGGAGGCGGTTTCCTCTTCCTGAACAACTTCCAGGATCATGTGGAGCTGCCGGATCGCGAGGGGGTCCGCGTCGAACTGGACACAGGCGTGGGAACCGTATCCTTTCCCCGGGAAGGCACGATGGTCCTCCGGAGCGGAATGGGGGCCGTCCTGCCGTTCCAGCTGGAGCTGTATGGGCTTCATATCCTCTCTGCCACCGTGCAGCCGCTCACGAAGCTGGATTCGGACGAGGAGCCGCTGCTTGTGTTCCAGGCCCTGAGCTCCATCCCGCCGGAGATGATCTTGGATAAGCAGACGGCGGCAGGCATTACTGCGCCAGGCGGGGAAGTGATTGAGGAGGATTCGGTCTGGACCGTTAAGCCGGCCGTCGGGCAGGGCCATTGGGTCGAGGTCCGGAGAGCGGACGGAGGCAAGGTAAGGATCGCCGTACTCTCCCGGGAAGAAAGCCTGCAGGCCTATAAGCTGAAGCTGTGGGGAGAAGAGCGCCTGGTGCTGAGCTCTTCCCGGCTGTATGCGCACGGCGAGCGGCTGGTGTGTACGTCAGAGGGGAGTCACACTTGGGAGGTGGCCGTCTATCCTCCAGTGGCTTCAAAACTGAAGACGAGCACGGGCGGCATTACGGTGAAGAGGGCCGATGGTTTTGCTGTCTATCGCATCTCTGTGCACGCTTATGAGCCCGAGCTGTCGGTCAGCATCACCGGCGGGAAGCATGCGGCGGTCCGGATCGACCCGGCGTGGCCCGAGCAGGTGAGCGACGTGTTTCTCGAGATCGATTATTCGGGGGATGTGGCTGCCGCCTACCTCGGAGGAGAGCTGCTGACCGACCATATCCACTACGGCGAAGTTTGGCCGATCGGCCTCAAGCAGTTTCAGAACGAGCTGGAGCAGGAGGCGCTGCACCTGTCCATTACCCCTTTGCGCCAAGGAGAGGTTCATACGTTCGTCAATCAGGCGCTTGTCGAACGGTTTGAAGGGCAGGAGATTGCCGCATTCCACCGGATTGAAGCGACGCCCTATTACCAGGCTGCCTTATCGATAGTTTATAGCGAATAA
- a CDS encoding putative quinol monooxygenase, whose product MIIIHAHLQVKPDQEEAFLNAVKALIPASRAEEGNVTYTLMKSTEQEHRYTMVELWKDEAAIAAYNASSHFQAFMQQAPAFMAAPMQAEVFAGEPVKR is encoded by the coding sequence ATGATCATTATTCATGCCCATCTGCAAGTAAAACCCGACCAGGAAGAGGCGTTCCTGAATGCCGTCAAAGCCCTCATCCCCGCCTCCCGCGCTGAAGAAGGCAATGTGACCTACACCCTGATGAAGAGCACGGAGCAGGAGCACCGCTACACGATGGTGGAGCTGTGGAAGGATGAAGCTGCAATCGCGGCGTACAACGCAAGCAGCCATTTCCAGGCGTTCATGCAGCAGGCGCCTGCCTTCATGGCCGCACCTATGCAGGCGGAAGTCTTCGCAGGCGAGCCCGTGAAGCGTTAA
- a CDS encoding DinB family protein, whose protein sequence is MDACLFNERRARISFEELILTYQSELSLYSPEQLHCIPAPGGWSLCQLYDHLILTTLDYLVQVELCAAAAEERPQGKTEAGEQVFGLGGFPPVKIRLPDGPENTPCNTHSQESLMRGLDEVLQSMRAWEKKIDTINPHHKVKHDGFGWLNAQEWFELAGMHFRHHLRQLREIEGLIGMKPREEGRGRYGSSASG, encoded by the coding sequence ATGGATGCATGCCTTTTTAATGAGAGGAGGGCTCGAATAAGTTTCGAAGAGCTGATACTTACATACCAATCGGAGCTGTCCCTATATTCACCGGAACAGCTCCACTGCATCCCTGCCCCCGGAGGATGGTCGCTCTGTCAATTATATGACCACCTGATCCTGACCACACTGGACTATCTCGTGCAGGTGGAGCTCTGCGCTGCGGCTGCGGAGGAGCGGCCGCAGGGGAAGACCGAAGCCGGTGAGCAGGTGTTCGGACTCGGCGGGTTCCCGCCGGTGAAGATCCGGCTGCCGGACGGGCCGGAGAATACTCCTTGCAACACGCACAGCCAAGAGAGTTTGATGCGCGGACTCGACGAAGTGCTGCAGAGCATGAGGGCTTGGGAGAAGAAAATCGATACGATCAACCCCCATCACAAAGTAAAGCATGACGGATTTGGCTGGCTGAATGCACAGGAGTGGTTCGAGCTTGCGGGCATGCACTTTCGTCATCACCTGCGCCAGCTGCGTGAGATCGAAGGATTGATCGGAATGAAGCCCCGGGAGGAAGGGCGGGGACGCTATGGTTCCTCTGCATCCGGATGA
- a CDS encoding MarR family winged helix-turn-helix transcriptional regulator, with the protein MTRIGSKEELILYLLNGLGNKISPKFERCTGISSSRLEILHELCRSDEINQSTLQKCIDIDSAAITRHLKQLEADGMVTRRRNPDDNRVTFVRLTEEGRRRIGAYTAEKELFIRQILHGFSEEEVHVLADMLERMQNNI; encoded by the coding sequence ATGACTCGCATCGGTTCCAAGGAAGAACTGATTCTGTATCTACTCAATGGACTCGGCAACAAAATCAGTCCCAAGTTCGAACGCTGCACAGGAATCAGCTCGTCCCGTCTCGAGATTCTGCACGAACTGTGCCGCAGCGATGAGATCAACCAATCCACACTGCAGAAGTGCATCGACATTGACAGTGCGGCCATTACGCGCCATCTCAAGCAGCTGGAGGCGGACGGAATGGTTACCCGGCGCCGGAATCCGGACGACAACCGCGTGACCTTCGTGCGACTCACCGAGGAAGGCCGGCGGCGGATCGGAGCGTACACGGCCGAGAAGGAGCTTTTTATCCGCCAGATCCTGCATGGCTTCAGCGAGGAAGAAGTCCATGTGCTGGCCGATATGCTCGAACGCATGCAGAACAACATCTAA
- a CDS encoding phosphotransferase family protein, whose product MKHTLPDQVLAWVVQAVHPKAAAAAIEQLQGGVSSLVHRITLRVHGEETDVVLRLFHDEEWVSDQPDLAVREAESLRHASRCAGVQTPKILAIDKTGAHCGVPAVLMSRLPGRVVLQPPDPKRWVEAMAEAISRIHEVEAGDFPWSFSPYCDASKLDTSSWSKVPDQWKEAARIVTGPRPTPAVRFIHRDYHPANVLWTGEEVSGIVDWVNGCTGPAGIDVGHCRVNLALLHDAGTADAFLSSYQEHAGDSFVYDPYWDLVTLIDFAFWPPEVYRGWTDLGMTGLTDEMMGERLDLYLLSVLKRVL is encoded by the coding sequence ATGAAACATACGTTACCCGACCAAGTCTTGGCATGGGTTGTACAGGCCGTACATCCGAAAGCCGCTGCTGCTGCGATTGAGCAGCTTCAGGGAGGCGTTTCTTCTCTTGTACACCGGATCACGCTTCGTGTTCACGGGGAAGAGACGGACGTAGTGCTGCGGCTGTTCCACGACGAAGAGTGGGTGAGCGACCAGCCGGACCTCGCCGTCCGGGAGGCGGAAAGCTTGCGGCACGCATCCCGCTGCGCCGGTGTCCAGACGCCGAAGATCCTCGCGATCGACAAGACAGGGGCGCACTGCGGCGTGCCGGCGGTGCTGATGAGCCGGCTCCCGGGCCGCGTCGTATTGCAGCCGCCGGATCCCAAGCGGTGGGTGGAGGCCATGGCCGAAGCGATCTCGCGTATTCACGAGGTGGAGGCAGGCGATTTCCCGTGGTCGTTCTCGCCGTACTGCGATGCCTCGAAGCTGGATACGTCCTCCTGGTCGAAGGTCCCGGACCAGTGGAAGGAAGCTGCCCGTATCGTGACGGGACCCCGTCCGACCCCGGCGGTGAGATTCATTCACCGGGACTATCATCCGGCGAATGTGTTATGGACGGGCGAAGAGGTGAGCGGGATCGTCGACTGGGTCAACGGCTGCACCGGCCCTGCAGGGATTGATGTGGGACACTGCCGTGTGAATCTGGCCCTGCTGCATGATGCGGGAACGGCCGACGCGTTCTTATCCTCCTATCAGGAGCATGCCGGGGATTCTTTTGTCTACGATCCCTACTGGGACCTGGTCACCCTGATCGATTTCGCCTTCTGGCCGCCGGAGGTATACCGCGGCTGGACGGACCTCGGCATGACCGGGCTGACGGATGAGATGATGGGGGAGCGGCTGGACCTTTATTTGTTGAGCGTATTGAAGCGTGTTTTGTAG